Proteins from a genomic interval of Nostoc sp. TCL240-02:
- a CDS encoding glutathione S-transferase family protein, translated as MLTLYHSSISPNSRRVWITLLEKGLEFELVEIKLDGEQFKPEFLAISPFHHIPALVDDGFNVVESLAILDYLEAKYPTPAMLPKDAKDLVIARMVQLVTVNELLPATTTFLPQILGLPGENPEKIEQAKQKISTVLKLFENLLDDRPYFGSQNLTLAEVVAGTVVIWLPEVGISLKDYPKLNAWHDRLIVRPSWQASEATPEAMEAFKSIIVARNTR; from the coding sequence GTGCTGACCCTTTATCATTCATCTATTTCTCCTAACTCCCGCCGTGTTTGGATTACTCTGCTGGAAAAAGGACTTGAGTTTGAATTAGTAGAGATAAAGCTAGATGGAGAGCAGTTTAAACCAGAGTTTTTGGCAATTAGTCCATTCCACCACATTCCAGCTTTGGTGGATGACGGCTTTAATGTAGTGGAATCTTTAGCAATTCTGGACTATTTAGAGGCAAAATATCCCACACCTGCGATGTTACCTAAAGATGCCAAGGATTTAGTGATCGCACGGATGGTACAACTGGTAACTGTAAATGAGCTTTTGCCAGCAACCACCACATTTTTACCTCAGATATTAGGCTTACCTGGAGAAAATCCCGAAAAAATCGAGCAGGCGAAGCAGAAAATTTCAACAGTACTCAAATTATTCGAGAATTTACTTGACGATCGCCCTTACTTTGGTAGTCAAAACTTAACTCTAGCCGAGGTTGTGGCTGGAACTGTAGTAATATGGCTGCCGGAAGTAGGCATTTCTTTAAAAGATTATCCAAAACTGAATGCTTGGCACGATCGCCTGATTGTACGTCCATCGTGGCAAGCTAGCGAGGCTACACCAGAGGCAATGGAGGCGTTTAAGTCTATCATAGTAGCGAGAAATACGCGGTAA
- a CDS encoding DnaJ C-terminal domain-containing protein — protein MAATDFKDYYAILGVSKTATQDEIKQAFRKLARKYHPDVNPNNKQAEARFKEVSEAYEVVSDVDKRKKYDQFGQYWKQAGEGFPGGGVGADMGGFDFSQYGNFDEFINELLGRFGGAAPRGGGGRQSNSQSYSYRTSTGAPSGFGGFNDFGFQDAGAGTSQDSEAIITLTFAEAFNGVQKRFSLGNETIDVRIPSGAKPGTRLRVRGKGQINPMTQQRGDLYLKVELQPHSFFQMEGDNLVCEVAITPDEATLGASIDVPTPDGSVNVKLPAGVRSGQSLRLRGKGWPLAKGGRGDQLVKVAIAPPKDLSQQEREYYEKIRAIRTYNPRSHLQQVKL, from the coding sequence ATGGCTGCAACCGACTTCAAGGACTATTACGCAATTTTGGGAGTTAGTAAGACTGCCACTCAAGATGAGATTAAACAAGCCTTTCGTAAACTAGCCCGCAAATATCACCCCGATGTCAACCCAAATAACAAACAGGCAGAGGCACGCTTTAAAGAAGTTAGCGAAGCCTACGAGGTTGTTTCAGATGTAGATAAACGCAAAAAATATGACCAATTCGGTCAATATTGGAAGCAAGCTGGCGAAGGTTTCCCCGGCGGCGGCGTTGGTGCCGATATGGGTGGCTTTGACTTCAGTCAATACGGCAATTTTGATGAGTTCATTAATGAGTTGCTAGGACGCTTTGGCGGTGCTGCGCCTCGTGGTGGAGGTGGACGACAAAGTAACTCACAAAGTTACTCTTACCGCACTTCTACAGGTGCGCCAAGTGGTTTTGGTGGCTTTAACGATTTTGGGTTTCAAGATGCAGGTGCGGGTACTTCCCAGGATAGTGAAGCTATAATCACCCTAACTTTTGCGGAAGCATTTAACGGCGTGCAAAAGCGCTTCAGCTTAGGCAACGAAACAATTGATGTTCGTATCCCATCTGGGGCTAAACCTGGTACTCGTCTGCGTGTACGGGGTAAAGGTCAAATCAACCCAATGACTCAACAACGAGGGGATTTATACTTAAAAGTCGAACTTCAACCGCACTCGTTCTTCCAAATGGAAGGCGACAACTTGGTATGCGAAGTAGCAATCACACCAGATGAAGCTACTCTGGGAGCGTCTATTGATGTACCAACTCCCGATGGTTCAGTTAATGTCAAGCTACCAGCCGGAGTCCGTTCTGGACAATCACTACGTTTACGTGGCAAAGGTTGGCCCCTTGCCAAGGGTGGACGTGGCGATCAGTTGGTGAAGGTGGCGATCGCACCACCAAAAGACCTCAGCCAACAAGAGCGGGAATATTATGAAAAAATCCGAGCTATACGTACTTATAATCCCCGCAGTCATTTGCAGCAAGTCAAGCTGTGA
- a CDS encoding AAA family ATPase: MTKLFLLIGLPGSGKSTFAKQLMTECPPMPLISTDGIRGQLFGSQALQGPWLLIWQEVERQFRQATSTANTAIFDATNAQRRHRREVIALARELGFTQIMGIWVDTPVWLCLARNKRRSRQVPEEIILRMHRQLRDAPPSLEEGLDGLIRLSEKSEYGNCDRTLSKNPT, translated from the coding sequence ATGACTAAACTGTTTTTGCTGATTGGTCTTCCAGGTAGCGGTAAGTCAACTTTTGCAAAACAATTAATGACAGAATGCCCCCCGATGCCGCTGATTTCTACGGATGGCATCAGGGGGCAATTGTTCGGTTCTCAAGCCCTTCAGGGGCCGTGGCTGCTGATTTGGCAGGAAGTAGAAAGGCAATTTCGACAAGCTACTTCTACAGCAAATACAGCCATTTTCGACGCTACCAATGCCCAGCGCCGTCATCGCCGTGAAGTAATTGCTTTAGCCCGTGAATTGGGCTTTACCCAAATTATGGGAATTTGGGTGGATACACCAGTCTGGCTGTGTTTGGCACGTAATAAAAGGCGATCGCGCCAGGTTCCTGAAGAAATTATTTTGCGGATGCACCGTCAACTCCGAGATGCCCCCCCAAGTCTGGAAGAGGGGCTAGACGGGCTGATCCGCTTATCAGAAAAATCGGAGTACGGAAATTGCGATCGCACGTTGAGCAAGAACCCCACTTGA
- a CDS encoding peroxiredoxin, whose amino-acid sequence MLTSTDFSGLLNERFFRNFLPVPARNQLRFGVGTPDFQLPDITNGTLIKLSDYKGKQPVILAFTRIFTEKQYCPFCFPHIKALNENYEQFKNRGIEVLMITSTDERQSQIVVKDLGLKMPLLSDPSCRVFRNYQVGQALGAPLPAQFVLDKEGKLSYWHLFSFLDHNASVETLLEQFN is encoded by the coding sequence ATGTTGACTTCAACTGATTTTAGTGGGTTATTAAATGAGCGATTCTTCCGCAATTTTTTACCAGTTCCAGCTAGAAATCAACTCAGGTTTGGAGTAGGAACGCCTGATTTTCAACTGCCAGATATTACCAACGGAACTTTAATAAAATTGTCTGATTATAAAGGCAAGCAACCAGTCATACTCGCCTTTACTCGCATCTTTACTGAAAAACAATATTGCCCCTTTTGTTTTCCTCATATCAAAGCCTTGAATGAGAACTATGAGCAATTTAAAAATCGCGGTATAGAAGTTTTAATGATTACTAGTACCGATGAACGGCAGAGTCAAATTGTTGTGAAAGATTTAGGCTTAAAAATGCCGTTATTGAGCGATCCTAGTTGTCGAGTTTTTCGTAACTATCAAGTAGGACAAGCACTAGGAGCGCCTTTACCAGCACAGTTTGTATTAGATAAAGAAGGAAAACTCAGCTACTGGCATTTATTTTCTTTTCTGGATCACAATGCTAGTGTTGAGACTCTGTTAGAACAATTTAATTGA
- a CDS encoding glucose-1-phosphate adenylyltransferase produces MKKVLSIILGGGAGTRLYPLTKLRAKPAVPVAGKYRLIDIPVSNCINSEIFKIYVLTQFNSASLNRHIARTYNFTGFNEGFVEVLAAQQTPENPNWFQGTADAVRQYLWLMEEWDVEEYLILSGDHLYRMDYRQFIQRHRDTGADITLSVIPIDERRASDFGLMKIDDSGRVIDFSEKPKGEALTKMQVDTSVLGLTKEQAQQQPYIASMGIYVFKKEVLFKLLREGIERTDFGKEIIPDASKDYNVQAYLFDDYWEDIGTIEAFYHANLALTQQPQPPFSFYDEKAPIYTRPRYLPPTKLLDCHITESIIGEGCILKNCRIQHSVLGVRSRIESGCVIEESLLMGADFYQASVERQCSLIENDIPVGIGTDTIIRGAIIDKNARIGHDVKIINKDNVQEAERENQGFYIRSGIVVVLKNAVIADGTII; encoded by the coding sequence GTGAAAAAAGTATTATCAATCATCCTTGGCGGTGGCGCGGGTACTCGGCTTTACCCATTAACCAAACTCCGCGCTAAACCAGCAGTACCAGTAGCGGGGAAGTACCGCTTAATCGATATCCCTGTTAGTAACTGCATAAATTCCGAAATATTCAAAATCTACGTCCTGACACAATTCAACTCAGCTTCACTGAATCGTCACATCGCCCGTACCTATAACTTTACTGGCTTCAACGAAGGGTTTGTGGAAGTGCTAGCGGCACAACAAACCCCAGAAAACCCCAACTGGTTCCAAGGTACAGCCGATGCTGTGCGTCAGTATCTATGGTTGATGGAAGAATGGGATGTAGAAGAATATCTAATTCTCTCAGGCGATCACCTCTATCGGATGGATTATCGCCAGTTTATCCAGCGCCATAGGGATACGGGGGCTGATATTACTCTCTCAGTCATCCCCATCGATGAACGCCGCGCCTCAGATTTTGGCTTGATGAAAATTGACGATTCTGGTAGGGTAATTGACTTTAGCGAAAAACCTAAAGGCGAAGCGTTAACCAAAATGCAAGTTGATACAAGTGTACTGGGATTAACAAAAGAACAAGCCCAGCAACAGCCTTACATCGCCTCAATGGGCATTTATGTCTTTAAAAAAGAGGTTTTGTTCAAGTTGTTGAGAGAAGGTATAGAAAGAACTGATTTCGGTAAAGAAATTATTCCTGATGCCTCTAAAGATTACAACGTTCAAGCTTACCTTTTTGATGATTACTGGGAAGATATTGGAACAATTGAGGCTTTTTATCATGCGAATTTAGCCTTGACTCAGCAGCCCCAGCCACCTTTTAGTTTCTACGATGAAAAAGCACCAATTTATACCCGCCCTCGTTATTTACCTCCGACTAAACTTTTAGATTGCCATATCACAGAATCAATTATTGGCGAAGGTTGTATTTTGAAAAATTGCCGCATTCAACATTCAGTTTTAGGAGTGCGATCGCGGATCGAATCTGGCTGCGTCATCGAAGAATCTTTGCTCATGGGTGCAGATTTTTACCAAGCTTCTGTGGAACGGCAATGTAGCTTGATAGAAAATGACATTCCCGTAGGCATCGGTACAGACACGATCATTCGCGGTGCCATCATCGATAAAAATGCCCGCATCGGTCACGATGTCAAAATTATCAATAAAGATAATGTGCAAGAAGCTGAACGCGAAAATCAAGGTTTTTACATCCGCAGTGGTATCGTCGTCGTACTGAAAAATGCTGTAATTGCTGATGGAACAATCATTTAG
- a CDS encoding peroxiredoxin — translation MSLTYGTEGSLRVGQQAPDFSATAVVDQEFKTIKLSDYRGKYVVLFFYPLDFTFVCPTEITAFSDRYEEFKKINTEVLGASVDSEFSHLAWIQTDRKSGGVGDLNYPLVSDIKKEISAAYNVLDPAAGIALRGLFIIDKDGIIQHATINNLAFGRSVDETLRTLQAIQYVQSHPDEVCPAGWQPGDKTMNPDPVKSKVYFSAV, via the coding sequence ATGTCCCTTACTTACGGAACCGAAGGAAGCCTCCGCGTTGGCCAACAAGCTCCCGATTTCTCAGCAACGGCTGTGGTAGATCAGGAATTTAAGACAATTAAACTTTCCGATTATCGCGGTAAGTATGTCGTCCTGTTTTTCTACCCACTAGACTTTACCTTTGTTTGTCCTACTGAAATCACAGCATTTAGCGATCGCTACGAAGAATTTAAGAAAATCAACACTGAAGTCCTTGGGGCTTCCGTTGACAGTGAATTCTCCCACCTCGCTTGGATTCAAACAGATCGTAAGTCTGGTGGTGTTGGCGATTTGAATTATCCTCTAGTCTCAGACATCAAGAAAGAGATTAGCGCCGCTTACAACGTTCTTGACCCAGCAGCTGGCATTGCCTTGCGTGGTCTGTTCATCATCGATAAAGATGGTATCATACAGCACGCTACCATCAACAACCTAGCTTTTGGTCGCAGCGTTGATGAAACCCTGCGGACATTACAAGCAATTCAGTATGTTCAGTCTCATCCCGATGAAGTTTGCCCAGCTGGTTGGCAACCTGGTGACAAGACAATGAATCCTGACCCAGTGAAGTCTAAAGTTTACTTCTCTGCTGTCTAA
- a CDS encoding amylo-alpha-1,6-glucosidase, which translates to MPDLDTREWLLTNGLGSFASGTISDVRTRTYHGWLFTATNPPSGRTLLFSHLDASLEVSGNVVALGTNVWGNGQIELTGYELLRCFDINPVPKWIWGRDNWQLSRQLVMPYGLLGTRDWGLGTRNEEPEIGKNASQCPIPNPQSPIPNPQFCDRILIQYRYDGSDTAILRLRLLIAERDFHHPQIASSGLQFSELLGQQQICLQAKKLGNFGIPWHLRWTKGKYQPDAVWYWNYGLSEETKRGLSDKEDLYSPGYLIVKLQPGDVVTLEARVGFPNLMAGVLTSETFAEAVEVEQDRLSQIFGWSEGSRGAGEQGEQRSKGSRRAGGAGGDELITNAQYFSTRGCANGFAQYKCPMPNTSLREAAPTASLSTSAPCPIPYAQSTIWQQLLKASDQFIVYRASIAGPTMIAGYHWFNERGRDILIALPGLALVPQRFDLAKGVLRTFRHYYRHGLMPNVFPDADGEPLYNSIDAALWWIETLGLYLEATQDWEFLAEQFSVVQQIHKAFVGGTHYNIQVDAIDGLISWDARGVALTWMDVVIGANPVTPRHGKPVEINALWYSALCWLSRWAERLSSLELGDPVRLTKQAQRYALQAQKVKISLQKFWNPQLGYLYDTIEPDDRRNFQIRPNAVLALSLHHCGFSAQQGSQILDLASISLLTPYGLRSLDPGDPEYKGRYEGNQEQRDRAYHQGTVWGWLIGPYIRAWQRFYPQQSLPFDWQPLLDHFLSGACLGSISEIFDGDAPHTPRGAIAQAWSVAEVIRHFK; encoded by the coding sequence ATGCCTGATTTAGATACAAGAGAATGGTTGCTTACCAATGGCTTAGGAAGTTTTGCCAGTGGAACGATTTCTGATGTCCGCACACGCACTTATCACGGTTGGCTATTTACCGCTACAAACCCACCTTCTGGGAGGACTCTGCTGTTTTCACACTTAGACGCTAGCTTAGAGGTATCGGGGAACGTTGTAGCACTGGGGACAAATGTTTGGGGTAACGGTCAGATTGAACTGACAGGCTATGAACTGTTGCGCTGTTTTGATATTAACCCAGTTCCAAAATGGATTTGGGGTCGAGATAACTGGCAATTAAGCAGACAATTGGTGATGCCTTATGGGTTATTGGGGACTAGGGACTGGGGACTGGGGACTAGGAACGAGGAACCGGAAATAGGAAAGAATGCTTCCCAATGCCCAATCCCCAATCCCCAATCCCCAATCCCCAATCCCCAATTTTGCGATCGAATTCTGATTCAATATCGCTATGACGGAAGTGATACAGCAATTTTACGGCTGCGACTGCTGATCGCAGAACGTGATTTTCACCACCCACAAATTGCTAGTTCAGGATTACAGTTCTCAGAATTGCTTGGGCAACAGCAAATCTGCCTGCAAGCAAAAAAATTGGGTAATTTCGGTATACCTTGGCACTTGCGTTGGACAAAAGGAAAATATCAACCAGATGCAGTTTGGTATTGGAATTATGGATTGTCTGAGGAGACAAAACGGGGATTAAGTGACAAAGAAGACCTCTACAGTCCTGGTTACTTGATAGTCAAACTGCAACCAGGAGATGTGGTAACACTAGAAGCACGAGTAGGTTTTCCAAACTTGATGGCAGGTGTCCTCACTTCCGAAACCTTTGCAGAAGCCGTGGAGGTAGAGCAAGATAGACTCTCCCAGATTTTTGGATGGAGTGAGGGGAGCAGGGGAGCAGGGGAGCAGGGGGAGCAGAGGAGCAAGGGAAGCAGAAGAGCAGGGGGAGCAGGGGGAGATGAATTAATAACCAATGCCCAATACTTCTCTACGAGAGGCTGCGCCAACGGCTTCGCTCAGTACAAGTGCCCCATGCCCAATACTTCTCTACGAGAGGCTGCGCCAACGGCTTCGCTCAGTACAAGTGCCCCATGCCCTATACCCTATGCCCAATCTACAATCTGGCAACAACTACTTAAAGCAAGCGATCAATTTATCGTCTATCGAGCCTCAATAGCAGGCCCTACAATGATTGCTGGTTATCACTGGTTTAATGAGCGAGGGCGCGACATATTAATCGCCTTACCTGGATTGGCACTAGTTCCACAGCGCTTTGATCTGGCAAAAGGAGTATTACGGACTTTTAGGCATTACTATCGCCACGGTTTGATGCCTAATGTATTTCCTGATGCCGATGGCGAACCACTTTATAACAGTATTGATGCGGCGCTGTGGTGGATTGAAACTTTAGGGCTTTATTTAGAAGCTACCCAAGACTGGGAATTTTTGGCAGAGCAATTCTCTGTAGTCCAACAAATCCACAAAGCCTTTGTTGGTGGTACACACTACAATATCCAGGTTGATGCTATTGATGGGCTAATTAGTTGGGATGCTCGTGGTGTAGCTCTCACATGGATGGATGTCGTAATTGGGGCAAATCCCGTTACTCCACGTCACGGTAAGCCAGTGGAAATCAATGCGCTGTGGTATTCAGCTTTATGTTGGCTAAGTCGGTGGGCAGAACGCTTAAGCTCGCTTGAACTTGGCGATCCGGTGCGTCTCACTAAGCAAGCACAACGTTATGCTCTGCAAGCACAAAAGGTTAAAATCTCGCTGCAAAAGTTCTGGAATCCTCAGCTGGGTTATTTGTACGATACTATCGAGCCGGACGATCGCCGGAATTTTCAAATTCGTCCCAATGCGGTTTTGGCGCTGTCACTTCACCACTGTGGATTTTCTGCACAGCAAGGGAGTCAGATACTAGATTTAGCAAGTATCAGCTTGCTAACCCCTTATGGTCTTCGCAGCCTCGATCCAGGAGATCCCGAATACAAAGGGAGATATGAGGGGAATCAAGAGCAACGCGATCGCGCCTATCACCAAGGCACTGTTTGGGGTTGGTTAATTGGGCCGTATATTCGGGCTTGGCAACGTTTTTATCCACAACAATCGCTGCCTTTTGATTGGCAACCTCTGCTAGATCATTTCTTATCTGGCGCTTGTCTTGGCTCTATTTCTGAGATTTTTGATGGCGATGCACCTCATACACCCAGAGGTGCGATCGCTCAAGCTTGGTCTGTTGCCGAAGTGATCCGCCACTTTAAATAA